A genomic window from Drosophila innubila isolate TH190305 chromosome 4, UK_Dinn_1.0, whole genome shotgun sequence includes:
- the LOC117785273 gene encoding uncharacterized protein LOC117785273 — translation MSQQKETPGTPNEISSCSINSVEGIKVKLNGNININGSGSGSQVTSTTNRDGISNIAAASAAAAASAPAPGCDISSLSTPRLRRRRESSEGKYVTDPTQLNLRFQRPRCRASSSSRGVPTSMLGNFDDQSTDNSEDKAGKGLGEDITDLGQFHIKPNHQLQHGIKIQMRLHCEMIFRHRR, via the exons ATGAGCCAGCAAAAAGAGACACCAGGAACTCCCAATGAGATCAGCTCCTGCAGCATTAATTCCGTTGAAGGGATCAAGGTCAAGCTAAATggcaatatcaatatcaatggcagtggcagtggcagccaGGTAACTTCTACCACTAATCGAGATGGAATATCAAATatagctgctgcttctgctgctgctgctgcatctgctcctgctcctggaTGCGATATATCATCATTGTCAACGCCTA GATTACGACGCCGTCGAGAGTCTTCTGAAGGAAAGTATGTAACAGATCCGACGCAATTAAATCTAAGATTTCAACGTCCACGGTGTCGGGCTTCCAGCAG TTCTCGCGGCGTTCCAACATCAATGCTGGGCAATTTTGATGATCAGTCAACTGATAACAGTGAAGATAAGGCTGGCAAGGGATTAGGTGAAGACATTACGGATTTGGGTCAGTTTCATATAAAGCCGAACCATCAGCTGCAGCATGGaatcaaaatacaaatgaGACTCCATTGCGAAATGATATTTCGCCACCGCCGGTGA